Below is a genomic region from Streptomyces roseoviridis.
GCTCCAGGGACAGCTGATGTCCGAGGCGTTCAACTCGACCATGCACATCTCCTTCGAGGTGCGCGGTGGTCTGCTCATCCGGCAGATCCACCACTGGGCGGCGCTGATCTTCCTCGCCGGCATGTTCGTGCACATGATGCGCGTCTTCTTCACCGGCGCGTTCCGCAAGCCGCGTGAGATCAACTGGCTGTTCGGCTTCCTGCTGTTCTTCCTGGGCATGTTCACCGGCTTCACCGGTTACTCGCTCCCGGACGACCTGCTCTCCGGCACCGGTGTCCGCTTCATGCAGGGCGCGATCCTGTCCGTGCCGGTGGTCGGCACGTACCTGTCGATGTTCCTGTTCGGCGGCGAGTTCCCCGGCGGCGACTTCGTCGCCCGGTTCTACTCGGCGCACGTGCTGCTGCTCCCGGGCATCATGCTCGGCCTCGTGGTCGCCCACCTGATCCTGGTGTTCGTCCACAAGCACACGCACTTCGAGGGCCCCGGCCGCACCAACAAGAACGTGGTCGGCATGCCGCTGCTGCCGGTGTACATGGCCAAGGCCGGAGGCTTCTTCTTCCTGGTCTTCGGCGTCATCGCCATCATCTCGGCGATCGCCTCGATCAACCCGATCTGGGCCCTCGGCCCGTACCGCCCGGACCAGGTGTCCACCGGCGCCCAGCCCGACTGGTACATGGGCTTCGCCGAGGGTCTGATCCGCGTGATGCCGGGCTGGGAGATCAACATCTGGGGCCACACCCTGGTCCTGGGCGTCTTCATCCCGCTGGTGATCTTCCCGCTGGTGCTCGGCGCGATCGCGGTCTACCCGTTCATCGAGTCCTGGATCACCGGCGACAAGCGCGAGCACCACATCGCGCAGCGCCCGCGCAACGCTCCGACGCGCACCGCCTTCGGTGTCGCCTGGATCACCGCGTACATGATCATGCTCGTCGGTGGTGGCAACGACCTCTGGGCCACGCACTTCCACCTGTCGATCAACTCGATCACCTGGTTCGTCCGGATCTTCTTCTTCGTCGGACCGGTCATCGCGTTCATCGTCACCAAGCGGATCTGCCTCGGCCTCCAGCGCCGGGACAAGGACAAGGTGCTGCACGGTCGCGAGTCCGGCATCATCAAGCGCCTGCCGCACGGTGAGTTCGTCGAGGTCCACACCCCGCTCAGCCAGGGCGAGCTGCACAAGCTCACCGCGCACGAGCAGTACGCGCCGGCGGAGCTGCCGCCGGCCGTCGACGAGAACGGCGTGGAGCGCAAGATCGGCCGCATGGAGAAGCTCCGGGTCAAGCTCAACCGGGGTTACTACGGCGCGGACAACCAGATCGCCAAGCCCACCGTCGAGGAGTACAAGGAGATCCAGAGCGGCCACGGCCACCACTGATCACCTTGACCTCCTGATGTAGGTCGCCACGGCGAGAGCCCCGTCCATTCGATGGACGGGGCTCTTTGCCGTCCTCACGGATCGATAGGGTGAAGCCACAACCCATTGCGCGCGCAATATGACATAGACCAGGAGCTGCCATGAGCGCTGTGACCCCCGCTGGAGGACCTCTGTCGGCGGGCCGCTCCTGGCCCGTCGTCCTGGACGGCCTGCTCGGCGGCCGTGACCAGAGCGCCGAGGACACGGCCTGGGCCATGGACCGCATCCTGCGCGGCGAGGCCACCGACGCGCAGATCGCCGGCTTCGTGGTCGCGCTGCGCGCCAAGGGCGAGACCGTGGAGGAGATCACCGGTCTCGTCCGGACCATGTACGAGCACGCCAACACCATCGAGGTGCCCGGCGCCACCGTCGACATCGTCGGCACCGGCGGCGACGGCGCCAAGACGGTGAACGTCTCCACCATGTCGGCGATCGTCGTCGCCGGCACGGGCGCCAAGGTCGTCAAGCACGGCAACCGGGCCGCGTCCTCGGCCTCCGGTGCCTCCGACGTCCTGGAGAAGCTCGGCGTCAACCTGGAGCTGACCCCCAAGCGGGTGGCCGAGGTGGCCGAGGAGGCCGGGATCACCTTCTGCTTCGCGGTGAAGTTCCATCCGGCCCTGCGCCACGTGGCGATGGCCCGCAAGGAGCTGGGCATCCGCACCGTCTTCAACTTCCTGGGGCCGCTGACCAATCCGGCCCGGGTCCGCGCCCAGGCCACCGGTGTCGCCGACGCCCGGATGGCGCCGATCGTCGCCGGGGTGCTCGCCGAGCGCGGCTCCTCCGCGCTGGTCTTCCGGGGCGACGACGGCCTGGACGAGCTCACCACCACGGCCACCTCCCGGGTCTGGATCGTCCGGGACGGCACCGTGCGCGAGGAGCACTTCGACCCGCGGGACGTCGGCATCGACCTGGTGCCCGTGGAGGCCCTGCGCGGTGCCGACGCCTCGTACAACGCCGACGTCGCCCGGCGGCTGCTGGCCGGTGAGACCGGCCCGGTCCGCGACGCGGTGCTGCTCAACTCG
It encodes:
- a CDS encoding cytochrome b, with protein sequence MSTVTNTQKKAPAGERVADWADGRLGIYTLAKANMRKIFPDHWSFMLGEVCLYSFLIIILTGVYLTMFFHPSMNEVEYTGPYVPLQGQLMSEAFNSTMHISFEVRGGLLIRQIHHWAALIFLAGMFVHMMRVFFTGAFRKPREINWLFGFLLFFLGMFTGFTGYSLPDDLLSGTGVRFMQGAILSVPVVGTYLSMFLFGGEFPGGDFVARFYSAHVLLLPGIMLGLVVAHLILVFVHKHTHFEGPGRTNKNVVGMPLLPVYMAKAGGFFFLVFGVIAIISAIASINPIWALGPYRPDQVSTGAQPDWYMGFAEGLIRVMPGWEINIWGHTLVLGVFIPLVIFPLVLGAIAVYPFIESWITGDKREHHIAQRPRNAPTRTAFGVAWITAYMIMLVGGGNDLWATHFHLSINSITWFVRIFFFVGPVIAFIVTKRICLGLQRRDKDKVLHGRESGIIKRLPHGEFVEVHTPLSQGELHKLTAHEQYAPAELPPAVDENGVERKIGRMEKLRVKLNRGYYGADNQIAKPTVEEYKEIQSGHGHH
- the trpD gene encoding anthranilate phosphoribosyltransferase encodes the protein MSAVTPAGGPLSAGRSWPVVLDGLLGGRDQSAEDTAWAMDRILRGEATDAQIAGFVVALRAKGETVEEITGLVRTMYEHANTIEVPGATVDIVGTGGDGAKTVNVSTMSAIVVAGTGAKVVKHGNRAASSASGASDVLEKLGVNLELTPKRVAEVAEEAGITFCFAVKFHPALRHVAMARKELGIRTVFNFLGPLTNPARVRAQATGVADARMAPIVAGVLAERGSSALVFRGDDGLDELTTTATSRVWIVRDGTVREEHFDPRDVGIDLVPVEALRGADASYNADVARRLLAGETGPVRDAVLLNSAAALTALEPGEGTLAEQLRAGIEKAAESIDSGAARRALERWIAVSNA